From Streptomyces qinzhouensis, one genomic window encodes:
- the ligA gene encoding NAD-dependent DNA ligase LigA, with translation MTAVQGDADLPARAREEHARLAEEIDEHRFRYYVKDRPVVSDGEFDALMRSLEALEERYPALRTPESPTQKVAGEYETDLAKVEHRERMLSLDNAFDEEELAAWAERIARDVGTPDFHFLCELKVDGLAVNLTYEKGKLVRAATRGDGRVGEDITPNVRTIADIPERLEGDRIPDFVEIRGEVYFPMEAFEELNARRVAAGEQPYANPRNSASGSLRQKDPRVTATLPLHMVVHGIGARDGFTIDCLSHAYELLHEWGLPTARHNKVADSLDGVREFIAYYGKNRHSMEHEIDGVVVKLDEIPLQGRLGSTSRAPRWAIAWKYPPEEVNTKLVNIRVGVGRTGRITPYAQVEPVKVAGSEVEFATLHNQDVVRAKGVLIGDTVVLRKAGDVIPEILGPVVDLRDGTEREFVMPAECPECGTALRPMKEGDVDLRCPNARSCPAQLRERLFYLAGRKALDIDHFGYVTAAALTRPLEPAEPPLKDEGDLFGLGVEQLLPIVAYVLDQDSGLPKRDPKTGEEKKATVFANQQGEARKNTLALLESIEAAKQRPLARILTGLSIRHVGPVAAEALAREFRSIDRIEQATEEELAATEGVGAIIAASLKQWFAEEWHQEILRKWRAAGVRMEEEGADEEQGPRPLEGLTVVVTGTLENYTRDGAKEALQSLGAKVTGSVSKKTAFVVVGDNPGSKYDKAMQLKVPVLDEGGFVVLLEQGPDAAREAAVPQEA, from the coding sequence CTGACGGCGGTGCAGGGCGACGCCGACCTGCCCGCGCGGGCGCGCGAGGAGCACGCGCGACTCGCCGAGGAGATCGACGAGCACCGCTTCCGGTACTACGTGAAGGACCGGCCCGTCGTCAGCGACGGGGAATTCGACGCGCTGATGCGGTCCCTGGAGGCGCTGGAGGAGCGGTATCCGGCGCTGCGGACCCCCGAATCGCCGACCCAGAAGGTCGCCGGGGAGTACGAGACGGATCTGGCGAAGGTCGAACACCGGGAGCGGATGCTCTCCCTCGACAACGCCTTCGACGAGGAGGAGCTGGCCGCCTGGGCCGAGCGCATCGCCCGTGACGTCGGCACCCCCGACTTCCACTTCCTGTGCGAACTGAAGGTCGACGGGCTCGCCGTCAACCTGACGTACGAGAAGGGGAAGCTGGTCCGCGCCGCGACCCGCGGCGACGGCCGCGTCGGCGAGGACATCACCCCCAACGTCCGTACCATCGCCGACATCCCCGAGCGGCTGGAAGGCGACCGGATCCCCGACTTCGTGGAGATCCGCGGCGAGGTCTACTTCCCCATGGAAGCCTTCGAGGAGCTCAACGCCCGCCGGGTGGCCGCCGGGGAACAGCCGTACGCCAACCCCCGCAACTCCGCCTCCGGTTCGCTGCGCCAGAAGGACCCCCGGGTCACGGCGACCCTCCCGCTGCACATGGTGGTCCACGGCATCGGGGCCCGGGACGGCTTCACCATCGACTGTCTGTCCCACGCCTACGAACTGCTGCACGAATGGGGGTTGCCGACCGCCCGCCACAACAAGGTGGCCGACTCCCTCGACGGTGTCCGCGAGTTCATCGCGTACTACGGCAAGAACCGCCACTCGATGGAGCACGAGATCGACGGCGTCGTCGTCAAACTCGACGAGATCCCGCTCCAGGGGCGGCTCGGCTCCACCTCCCGCGCCCCGCGCTGGGCCATCGCCTGGAAGTATCCGCCGGAGGAGGTCAACACCAAGCTCGTCAATATCCGCGTCGGAGTGGGGCGCACCGGCCGGATCACGCCCTATGCCCAGGTCGAGCCGGTGAAGGTGGCCGGGTCCGAGGTCGAGTTCGCCACCCTCCACAACCAGGACGTGGTCCGCGCCAAGGGCGTCCTCATCGGCGACACGGTCGTGCTGCGCAAGGCCGGTGATGTCATTCCGGAGATCCTCGGCCCGGTCGTCGATCTGCGGGACGGCACGGAGCGGGAGTTCGTGATGCCCGCCGAATGCCCCGAATGCGGTACGGCGCTGCGCCCCATGAAGGAGGGCGATGTCGATCTGCGCTGCCCCAACGCCCGCTCCTGCCCGGCCCAGCTGAGGGAGCGGCTGTTCTACCTCGCGGGCCGCAAAGCCCTCGACATCGACCATTTCGGCTATGTGACGGCGGCGGCCCTCACCAGACCCCTGGAACCGGCCGAGCCGCCGCTCAAGGACGAGGGCGATCTGTTCGGCCTCGGTGTCGAGCAGCTGCTGCCGATCGTGGCGTACGTCCTCGACCAGGACAGCGGTCTGCCCAAGCGGGACCCGAAGACGGGCGAGGAGAAGAAGGCCACCGTCTTCGCCAATCAGCAGGGCGAGGCCAGGAAGAACACCCTGGCGCTGCTGGAGAGCATCGAGGCGGCCAAGCAGCGGCCGCTCGCCCGGATCCTCACCGGACTGTCGATCCGCCATGTCGGCCCGGTCGCGGCGGAGGCGCTGGCCCGGGAGTTCCGGTCGATCGACCGGATCGAGCAGGCCACCGAGGAGGAACTGGCCGCCACCGAGGGCGTCGGGGCGATCATCGCGGCTTCGCTGAAGCAGTGGTTCGCCGAGGAGTGGCACCAGGAGATCCTCCGCAAGTGGCGGGCGGCCGGTGTGCGGATGGAGGAGGAGGGCGCCGACGAGGAGCAGGGCCCGCGGCCTCTCGAAGGCCTGACCGTCGTCGTCACCGGCACTCTGGAGAACTACACCAGAGACGGCGCGAAAGAAGCCCTCCAGAGCCTTGGCGCGAAAGTGACCGGATCCGTTTCGAAGAAGACGGCGTTCGTGGTGGTCGGGGACAACCCCGGCTCCAAGTACGACAAGGCGATGCAGCTCAAGGTCCCCGTTCTGGACGAGGGCGGCTTCGTCGTCCTGCTGGAGCAGGGGCCCGACGCGGCTCGTGAGGCGGCCGTGCCGCAGGAGGCGTGA